One Yimella lutea DNA window includes the following coding sequences:
- a CDS encoding AI-2E family transporter, with amino-acid sequence MVSAEVPEDAQDERPERPLDDVSFGVQVAAWWSLCLILIVSGVITLFWLLNEISLVTITIAVAIMITALLQPMVALLTRWKVPRTLAVLIVFLGGIAIISWLLWFVISQIAYSKDSLLDQLNGGLASVRDWLVHGPLEMTPKQADRFSVQLGDTLQQQFGGSSEALDRATGAIGVLSGGVFCLFATLFMLFDRGRMWAWFVSMFPDHIHDHAQEAGQAAWRTLTAYMRSLVLLAAINALAMVPVMMIADMPLVVPLAVLLFLGSLVPLIGVLVAGVVVCLIAFVSQGLTTAIVVAVALVLIVQLFGNLLNPIILGKAVDIHPLAILVGVTGGTLLAGIFGAFVAVPLIAVLNNAIKAVRHHHTSRPNGSTADSAEVAKT; translated from the coding sequence ATGGTGTCGGCCGAAGTACCGGAGGATGCCCAGGACGAGCGTCCCGAGCGTCCGCTGGACGACGTCAGTTTCGGGGTGCAGGTCGCCGCATGGTGGTCGCTGTGTCTGATCCTGATCGTCAGCGGTGTCATCACGCTGTTCTGGCTGCTCAACGAGATCAGCCTGGTCACGATCACCATCGCCGTGGCGATCATGATCACTGCGCTGCTCCAGCCGATGGTCGCGCTGCTGACCCGATGGAAGGTGCCACGCACCCTCGCGGTGTTGATCGTCTTCCTAGGCGGTATTGCGATCATCAGTTGGCTGCTGTGGTTCGTGATCAGCCAGATCGCCTACTCCAAGGACAGCCTGCTGGACCAACTCAACGGTGGTCTGGCCTCGGTGCGGGACTGGTTGGTGCACGGTCCGTTGGAGATGACTCCGAAGCAGGCCGACCGCTTCTCGGTTCAACTGGGTGACACTCTGCAGCAGCAGTTCGGCGGATCGTCCGAGGCGCTCGATCGTGCGACCGGCGCGATCGGCGTGCTGTCCGGTGGGGTGTTCTGCCTGTTCGCGACCTTGTTCATGTTGTTCGATCGGGGACGCATGTGGGCATGGTTCGTCTCGATGTTTCCCGATCACATCCACGACCACGCGCAGGAGGCCGGACAGGCTGCCTGGCGCACGCTGACCGCGTACATGCGCAGCCTGGTACTGCTGGCCGCGATCAATGCGCTCGCGATGGTGCCGGTGATGATGATCGCCGACATGCCGTTGGTCGTTCCGCTGGCCGTGCTGCTCTTCCTCGGATCGCTGGTGCCGCTCATCGGGGTGCTGGTCGCAGGTGTGGTGGTGTGCCTGATCGCGTTCGTCAGCCAGGGCCTCACCACTGCGATCGTCGTCGCCGTCGCGCTGGTGCTGATCGTCCAGTTGTTCGGCAACCTGCTGAACCCGATCATCCTGGGCAAGGCGGTCGACATCCACCCGCTTGCGATCCTCGTCGGCGTCACCGGTGGAACGCTGCTCGCCGGCATCTTCGGAGCGTTCGTGGCCGTCCCGTTGATCGCGGTGCTCAACAACGCGATCAAGGCGGTACGTCACCACCACACTTCCCGGCCGAACGGCAGCACCGCCGACTCGGCCGAGGTGGCGAAAACATGA